GAGTTCCCCACATGCGTGGGGATGAACCGGGTTTGGGCCAGGTGAGGATGGAGATTTTTAAGAGTTCCCCACATGCGTGGGGATGAACCGCTTCATAGACATTATACAATGAGCAATAAGCTGAGTTCCCCACATGCGTGGGGATGAACCGGCTACAGGAACATCCAGGAAGGTCAATAAATTGAGTTCCCCACATGCGTGTGATAGGGGACGCTCGTGCAGAGCGTGCATAACTTTTCTTGAAGTAGGAAATGAAAGGCTCCACCGTCGTCACGGATAATGAATCAAGAATGGCTTAAGGCACGGGGCATAAGGCACAAGGCGAACAGAGTTAACTGGGCAAAGGGGAGAGAAAAAGGTAAACATGATAATCTCCGCGACTCAAGGGAGAATTCGTCTTCAGAGGAGTGAAGTGACCTACCCATTAAAAACCGGATAAAACCACCCCACTGAATCGCGGCAAACTGAGTATCTAGCATGACCATACTCGATAGAATCACTGCATATCTTAAGGAGAACCCTGAAGGAGTCGATGATGACGAACTTACCCAGGTGCTTGGACTAAAGCGGCGACAGCAAGCCAACTCGCGATGCAGGCAACTCGCCAAGCAAGGCTTAATTGAACGTCGTCGTGTAGACGGTAAGATCCGAAACTTCTGGCTCGGGGGAAGTGGGACTTCACCGTCGCCAGCGAAAGGTCGTGCACAAAAAGAAGAGACTGAACCGTGGTATTCCGAAAGAAATGTTCAGGCTGCTATAGTGAAACATCTCGCCATAGAGGGTTGGGCCATCCGCTCTGTGGCTGATACGGCTAAACGCGAGCATGGCAAAGACATCGTTGCAGAACGAGGCAGAACGCTCCTGTGGGTTACAGTGAAAGGCTACCCCAAAGGGACCCCAAAAACCCCTCCGACAACTCAGGCTGGACACTGGTATAAACAAGCCATATTTGACATCATTGAATATCGAGGGGAGAACAAAACCTTGCAACTCGGTGTCGGTCTGCCTGATTTTCCAAAATACCGTTCACTCGCTGAAAAGATAACCTGGTTTCAACCTCTGGCCAGATTCACATACTATTGGGTAAAGGAAACAGGAGAAATTTCTCCGTATGCACCGCCAGCTTGTTAGTTCAGCGTTAGCCCTCATGATTACGCACGAGGCGAGCACAGGAAAAATGCGACAGAAACCGAACTTCGAAGCTGATCTTCCGAAACTCCTTTTTGTGTGTCACGGAAACACGTGTCGAAGTGTGATGGCTGCGGCTTTGGCCCGTCGGAGATTCGGCAACACAGTCACTGTCTCCTCAGCGGGTCTTCATCCCCAAAAGGTGTCCGACGCGAAGATGGCAATTCAAACGTTGAAAATGTGCTTCGGCATCGACGCATCGAGTCATATCCCTAAGGCCGTAACAGATCTGCAGCTTGACAACTTCGACTATGTGGTAGCTGTTGATAAGAGCATTGCAAAACGCCTTTCCGCGGTTCCGCTAGAGCGGTTAATCGTTTGGAACATCCCGGACCCGTGGGGTGATGACCTCCTCGAATACCGGAGCGCCGCGTTTCGGATCAATCAAGAGGTATCTAAACTTGCCACGGTTCTCAAGAAGTGATATTGCCCCGTTTTAGTGTAGTAATGCGGGACGTTCTTCACATTTGCACTTTTATGAAAGAGAGGCTTAGGTCATCATTCGTGACAGATTTAGTAAAGGGCGACCTTCAATGCTTAAATAACTTGATGAAATGGGAAATTGCTTAACGATTCTTGAACCATTAAATGTATGGTTTTTTCGGCGTCACAGATAATGAATGGTTTGCATTTCTCTTCACAGCAGCTACTTTTACCGAAAACAGTCCTCCAGTCCGCCACACAACCGGCGGATAAAAAGGACGGCGGGCAGGCCTTAAGTAAAAATCGGTAAATTAAATCAGAGATAATACTAGGGGACGCTCGTGCAGAGCGTGCTTAGCGTATTTTGTGGCATGAAATGAACGGCTTTGTCGGCATCAGGGATAAGGATTACAAAGTAACCCTGCTCAAGCAGGATTGGCATCAGGCGCAGGGCTTAAGGTGCAAGGCAACCAAATCTAATTGGGAAAATAAGGATATTTAATGGAAGAAGCAACACCAGATCCTGCAGTGTTATTGAAACTTGCCAGGACACGAATGCCCTTTGGGAAATATAAGGGGCGTTTGCTCATCGATCTTCCCGAGCCCTATGTCATATGGTTTGCGAAAAAAGGTTTTCCGGAAGGGGAACTGGGCCGGATGCTGAACATGTTGTATGAAGTTAAGATGAACGGGCTTGAGTATCTTTTCAAGCCTTTGAGGTGATTAAATGGAAAGGGATCAGCCGATGATTTGTGCAGAAAGACTAATGGAACTCCAGTGAAAAACCTTGATGTTTTAGTTGGTGTATGTGAATGGGGGACGCTCGTGCAGAAATTGCTTAACGTTGGTTTCAAAGCGACTTATCAGCTTAATAAAAGTCAGATTTTTTTCCAAGAACAGAACTTAAAAAGACTTCCATCGAAGCCCTAATACATAAGATCTTTAAGATACAAGAGCTGTACTTCATAAATCGTTTTAGAACCAACCCTCTTTACAGGTTGGAATCGATCTGATTCGCCGTATTTTAAGGGAACAGAGAAATGCTGGGAAGCTTGAGTCCCTGGGACGCGGGCCTAATGCGAGATGGAGAAATAAGTACAATACCTAATTAATAGGTAATGAAATTCATCTCAGTACCTATATATAAGAGCAGACGTAAGAGGGGACATAGTTTCTGAATGAACTTATGAACGGGTCAAGGCTCCGTTTGACTTTTGTTAAGCCAGTAAGCCTTTCGGGGAATAATAAATGAAGGGCTTTACCCCGACCGCATAAAGCCATGGCTTTAGTTCCGTCCCGACTTTTTGTGGTCGGGATTGTGGTTGGGATTACGGTCGGGATGTCGTGCCACTAAGTCCTGCCGTTCGCGAAGCGAATCGGCGAAACTAAGTGGTGCTGCGCGGCTCCACGAAATTTCATAGATTTTTAAACATTACATGTCGCCTTGAAAATTCTGTTGACAATACAGAGATTTCAATATAGACTCTCCCCATGATCCAGCGCTACCGAGAAATCAAAATCTTAGGGCAATTGCTCAAACGATTTCCTGTTGTAGGGATTGTCGGAGCTCGCCAAGTAGGTAAAACAACTCTGGCGCGGAGTTTCATCGATAGAATTGATAAGCCCACATCATACTTTGATCTTGAAAACCCGGAAGACCTGGCACGACTCGCAGATCCCATGCTCGCCCTGAAGGATCTGAAGGGATTGGTCGTCATCGACGAGGTACAACGGTTTCCCAATTTATTTCCAGTGC
This sequence is a window from Deltaproteobacteria bacterium. Protein-coding genes within it:
- a CDS encoding low molecular weight phosphatase family protein, with amino-acid sequence MHRQLVSSALALMITHEASTGKMRQKPNFEADLPKLLFVCHGNTCRSVMAAALARRRFGNTVTVSSAGLHPQKVSDAKMAIQTLKMCFGIDASSHIPKAVTDLQLDNFDYVVAVDKSIAKRLSAVPLERLIVWNIPDPWGDDLLEYRSAAFRINQEVSKLATVLKK
- a CDS encoding MarR family transcriptional regulator is translated as MTILDRITAYLKENPEGVDDDELTQVLGLKRRQQANSRCRQLAKQGLIERRRVDGKIRNFWLGGSGTSPSPAKGRAQKEETEPWYSERNVQAAIVKHLAIEGWAIRSVADTAKREHGKDIVAERGRTLLWVTVKGYPKGTPKTPPTTQAGHWYKQAIFDIIEYRGENKTLQLGVGLPDFPKYRSLAEKITWFQPLARFTYYWVKETGEISPYAPPAC
- a CDS encoding DUF3820 family protein, which codes for MEEATPDPAVLLKLARTRMPFGKYKGRLLIDLPEPYVIWFAKKGFPEGELGRMLNMLYEVKMNGLEYLFKPLR